The proteins below are encoded in one region of uncultured Eubacteriales bacterium:
- the dnaC gene encoding Replicative DNA helicase has translation MDELLSRQMPHSVEAEQAVLGSMLIDARCVPEVIEALGVEDFYLRQNREIYETIYSMFNFSLTIDPVTVLDQMRQRGVYDENTSRNYILQLMDITPTAANVKEYAAIVKDKALLRRIAETAGSLTAMIQEGTGTAQEVLETAEQRIYAIRQGRAAQGLEHISSVILNVYERLNELAARDSAIPGLSTGLGDVDRAISGLNPSDLILLAARPGMGKTSFALNILLHVGKSSGKSVAFFSLEMSREQLAMRLISGESFVDNKRLVTGRLNEDDWYKISLASDALNKTQILIDDNPSLSVADMNAKCRRVDNLGLVVIDYLQLMQSAGGPSRGGDNRQQVVSDISRALKIMAKELRVPVLCLSQLSRANESRSDKRPMLSDLRESGAIEQDADIVMFLYREDYYDKDVAEEARQAECIIAKNRHGETGTVYLQWIPEYTTFTNIENRYGEP, from the coding sequence ATGGACGAGCTCTTATCCCGACAGATGCCCCATAGCGTGGAGGCCGAGCAGGCGGTCCTGGGCAGTATGCTCATAGACGCGCGATGCGTGCCCGAGGTGATAGAGGCCCTGGGTGTGGAGGATTTCTACCTCCGGCAGAACCGGGAGATCTACGAGACCATCTATTCCATGTTTAACTTCTCCCTCACCATCGACCCGGTGACCGTCCTGGATCAAATGCGCCAGCGGGGTGTATACGACGAGAACACCTCCCGGAACTACATCCTCCAGCTCATGGACATCACACCCACCGCGGCCAACGTGAAGGAATACGCGGCCATCGTAAAGGATAAGGCGCTCCTCCGCCGCATCGCTGAGACCGCGGGCAGCCTTACCGCCATGATCCAGGAGGGCACCGGCACCGCCCAGGAGGTGCTGGAGACCGCCGAGCAGCGCATCTACGCCATCCGGCAGGGACGTGCGGCTCAAGGCCTGGAGCACATCTCCAGCGTCATTCTGAACGTGTACGAGCGGCTCAACGAGCTGGCTGCCCGGGACAGCGCCATACCCGGCCTCTCCACCGGCCTGGGGGACGTGGACCGGGCCATTTCGGGCCTCAACCCCTCCGACCTCATTCTTCTGGCTGCCCGCCCCGGCATGGGCAAGACCTCCTTCGCCCTGAACATCCTGCTTCACGTGGGCAAGAGCTCGGGCAAATCGGTGGCCTTCTTTTCCCTGGAAATGAGCCGGGAACAACTCGCTATGCGCCTTATCTCGGGGGAGAGCTTTGTGGACAACAAGCGCCTGGTCACCGGGCGGCTCAACGAGGACGACTGGTATAAAATCTCCCTGGCGTCCGACGCCCTCAACAAGACACAGATCCTTATTGACGATAACCCATCTCTCTCGGTGGCCGATATGAACGCTAAGTGCCGCCGGGTGGACAACTTGGGGCTGGTGGTCATCGACTACCTCCAGCTCATGCAGTCGGCGGGCGGCCCCTCCCGTGGCGGCGACAACCGCCAGCAGGTGGTGAGCGACATCTCCCGCGCTCTGAAGATTATGGCGAAAGAACTGCGGGTTCCCGTCCTTTGCCTCTCCCAGCTCTCCCGTGCCAACGAGAGCCGCTCCGACAAGCGCCCTATGCTCTCCGACCTGCGCGAGTCGGGTGCCATCGAGCAGGACGCGGACATCGTCATGTTCCTCTACCGTGAGGACTACTATGACAAGGATGTGGCCGAGGAGGCGCGGCAGGCCGAATGCATCATTGCCAAGAACCGCCATGGCGAGACCGGCACTGTCTACCTCCAGTGGATTCCAGAGTACACCACCTTTACTAATATTGAAAACAGGTACGGAGAGCCGTAA
- the rplI gene encoding 50S ribosomal protein L9 encodes MKVILQQDVKGQGKKGQMIEASDGYARNFLLPRKLAVEATPENMNKMKQHDKAVAAQAAAEKAEAEAVAVKLKDSVIKLSAKAGSGGRLFGAVTSKEISDGLKAQYGIDVAKAKIVQEEPIKSFGTYELKVKLGYEVTGTLYVVVAEDK; translated from the coding sequence ATGAAAGTGATCTTACAGCAGGACGTAAAGGGACAGGGTAAGAAGGGCCAGATGATCGAGGCCAGCGACGGGTACGCCCGCAATTTCCTCCTCCCCCGCAAGCTGGCGGTGGAGGCCACGCCCGAGAACATGAACAAGATGAAGCAGCACGACAAGGCCGTGGCCGCCCAAGCCGCCGCTGAAAAGGCCGAGGCCGAGGCCGTCGCCGTCAAACTCAAGGACAGCGTGATCAAGCTCAGCGCAAAAGCGGGCTCCGGTGGTCGCCTCTTCGGCGCGGTCACCAGCAAGGAGATTTCCGACGGCCTCAAGGCGCAGTACGGCATTGACGTGGCCAAGGCCAAAATTGTCCAGGAAGAGCCCATCAAGAGCTTCGGCACGTACGAGCTGAAGGTCAAGCTGGGGTACGAGGTAACAGGTACCCTTTACGTCGTGGTAGCGGAAGATAAATAA